In Musa acuminata AAA Group cultivar baxijiao chromosome BXJ2-10, Cavendish_Baxijiao_AAA, whole genome shotgun sequence, a genomic segment contains:
- the LOC135624579 gene encoding subtilisin-like protease SBT3.10: protein MASQTHFCHVFLLSFLTLQFYQFSTEAEAGAKLYIVYLGERKHENPDHVTASHHDMLTSLLGSKEEAVSSIVYSYKHGFSGFAAMLTEAQAEELAESPDVISVRPSRNYELQTTRSWDFLGLNYMHPTGLLKKSNYGDGIIIGMVDTGIWPESRSFNDDGYSPVPSRWRGVCQVGDAFGANNCSRKVIGARYYTAGIDDSNLRIDYLSPRDYNGHGTFTASVAAGSLVRGASFHGLAAGDARGGAPRARLAVYKAVWGSGRGSGAGNTATVLAAIDDAIHDGVDILSLSLVVLEEDSFGSLHAVAKGITVVYAAGNQGPIPQLLFNTAPWVITVAASTIDRSFPTTITLGNNQSLVGQSIFYNSTSDSKNKYMPLVLGGSCSPESLNGTDISGSIVLCLAYSLEPGFPTALSTVLNAGGKGLIVAQFTINVLEITNECVGIICVLVDFDIGYQIEKYIATERSPQVAVELTHNAIGKEVLAPKVAWFSSRGPAIPFPGVLKPDVAAPGVSILAAKRDGYTFGSGTSAACPHVSGVVALLKSLHPDWSHAAIKSALVTTASITNGYGMPIQAEGNPRKIADPFDFGGGQIDPDRAADPGLVYDIDPKEYYKFFNCTTGQFDICAEVLQPVYYLNLPSISIPDLKTTTAVWRTVTNVGEEVNAVYKASFESPPGVQMVVEPPTLVFDATAKVRSFKVTFTATHKVQGDYMFGSLTWLDGGAHAVRMPIAVRVVIRDFYADVA, encoded by the exons ATGGCTTCCCAAACTCATTTCTGCCATgtctttctcctctctttcttaaCTCTTCAGTTCTATCAGTTCTCCACTGAAGCTGAAGCCGGTGCCAAG CTGTACATCGTGTACTTGGGAGAGAGGAAACATGAGAACCCAGACCATGTCACTGCTTCACACCACGACATGCTGACTTCCCTCCTTGGAAG CAAAGAGGAGGCTGTGTCATCAATCGTTTACAGCTACAAGCATGGCTTCTCAGGCTTTGCAGCCATGCTAACGGAAGCACAAGCAGAGGAATTAGCAG AGTCTCCTGACGTTATCAGCGTACGACCAAGTCGAAACTACGAGCTGCAGACCACACGAAGCTGGGACTTCCTGGGACTGAACTATATGCATCCGACTGGGCTGCTAAAGAAGAGCAATTATGGAGATGGCATCATCATCGGAATGGTCGATACAG GTATATGGCCGGAATCCAGAAGCTTTAACGACGACGGGTACAGCCCCGTGCCGAGCCGATGGAGAGGCGTGTGCCAGGTCGGAGATGCCTTTGGAGCCAACAACTGTAGCAGGAAAGTCATCGGGGCTCGATACTACACCGCCGGGATCGACGACAGCAACCTCAGAATCGACTACCTGTCTCCCCGCGACTACAACGGCCACGGCACGTTCACCGCCTCCGTGGCCGCCGGTTCCCTCGTGCGCGGCGCCAGCTTCCACGGTCTCGCCGCCGGGGACGCGAGGGGCGGCGCCCCCCGCGCCCGGCTCGCGGTGTACAAGGCGGTGTGGGGCAGCGGTAGAGGTTCCGGCGCCGGCAACACCGCCACGGTGCTGGCGGCCATCGACGACGCCATCCACGACGGGGTCGACATCCTGTCGCTGTCGCTGGTGGTGCTCGAGGAGGACTCCTTTGGTTCCTTGCACGCCGTGGCTAAAGGGATCACCGTCGTGTACGCCGCAGGCAACCAAGGCCCCATTCCACAGCTCCTGTTCAACACGGCTCCTTGGGTCATCACAGTGGCTGCAAGCACCATCGATCGGTCTTTTCCTACCACAATCACCCTCGGAAACAATCAAAGTCTTGTG GGCCAGTCAATCTTCTATAACTCGACGAGTGACTCAAAGAATAAATACATGCCTCTGGTCCTTGGCGGAAG CTGCTCGCCGGAATCTCTCAATGGCACTGATATAAGCGGATCGATCGTGCTGTGTCTGGCTTATTCGCTCGAACCTGGTTTCCCCACCGCGCTGTCTACTGTCCTGAATGCTGGGGGGAAGGGTCTTATCGTTGCACAGTTCACCATCAATGTTCTTGAGATCACCAATGAATGCGTAGGCATCATCTGTGTTCTTGTAGACTTCGATATTGGATACCAGATCGAAAAGTACATTGCTACTGAAAG ATCACCTCAGGTAGCAGTGGAGCTGACTCACAATGCTATAGGGAAAGAAGTGTTGGCTCCAAAAGTAGCATGGTTCTCTTCAAGAGGACCAGCCATACCATTCCCTGGCGTGCTGAAG CCTGATGTTGCTGCACCTGGTGTCAGCATATTGGCAGCAAAGAGGGACGGCTACACTTTCGGCTCAGGAACCTCGGCGGCCTGCCCACATGTATCAGGAGTAGTTGCTTTGCTGAAATCCCTGCATCCAGACTGGTCTCATGCTGCCATCAAATCAGCACTCGTCACAACAG CTTCTATCACCAATGGCTATGGCATGCCAATACAAGCAGAAGGAAATCCAAGAAAGATTGCTGACCCTTTTGACTTTGGAGGGGGTCAAATAGATCCCGACAGGGCTGCAGATCCAGGCCTTGTATATGACATCGATCCGAAGGAGTATTACAAGTTCTTCAATTGTACAACAGGACAATTTGATATCTGCGCCGAAGTGCTCCAGCCTGTGTATTACCTGAACCTTCCTTCCATCTCCATTCCTGATCTGAAGACTACCACTGCAGTTTGGAGAACTGTTACCAATGTTGGAGAAGAAGTAAATGCAGTGTACAAAGCATCTTTCGAGTCCCCACCGGGCGTTCAGATGGTTGTGGAGCCACCGACGCTTGTGTTCGATGCCACTGCCAAGGTGCGTAGTTTCAAGGTGACCTTCACGGCCACTCACAAGGTGCAAGGAGACTACATGTTCGGAAGCCTGACTTGGCTTGATGGTGGAGCTCATGCTGTTCGGATGCCGATTGCCGTCCGTGTAGTGATTCGGGACTTCTACGCAGATGTTGCATGA
- the LOC135624580 gene encoding autophagy-related protein 8C-like — protein MAKSSFKLEHPLERRQAEAARIREKYRDRIPVIVEKAERTDIPDIDKKKYLVPADLTVGQFVYVVRKRIKLSAEKAIFIFVKNTLPPTAAMMSAIYEEYKDEDGFLYMTYSSENTFGSL, from the exons ATGGCGAAGAGCTCCTTCAAACTCGAGCATCCCCTCG AAAGGAGGCAAGCAGAGGCTGCTCGCATCCGAGAGAAGTATCGTGACAGAATTCCT GTGATTGTTGAGAAGGCTGAAAGGACTGATATACCAGACATTGATAAGAAGAA GTACCTGGTCCCTGCAGATTTGACAGTTGGACAGTTTGTTTATGTTGTTCGGAAGAGGATTAAGCTTAGTGCCGAAAAGGCCATCTTCATTTTTGTCAAGAACACGTTGCCACCAACAG CTGCAATGATGTCTGCCATCTACGAAGAATACAAAGATGAAGATGGTTTTCTTTACATGACATACAGCAGCGAGAACACATTTGGTTCTCTTTAA